The following are from one region of the bacterium genome:
- a CDS encoding group 1 truncated hemoglobin — translation MSTVYEQLGGEPVMEELARHLYRKMLSDVRVAHFFEGMDVEAQIAKQKAFLSMVTGGPNGYSGRDMRSSHAHLMERGLNDRHVDLLIRYLGEILQEMGMRKDLILQVQEKANTVRDDVLNR, via the coding sequence ATGTCCACAGTTTACGAACAACTCGGCGGCGAGCCTGTGATGGAGGAACTGGCGCGTCATCTTTATCGCAAGATGCTGAGCGATGTGCGGGTTGCGCATTTCTTTGAGGGCATGGATGTCGAGGCGCAGATCGCGAAGCAGAAGGCGTTTCTTTCGATGGTGACGGGCGGGCCGAATGGCTATTCGGGGCGCGATATGCGATCCAGCCACGCGCATTTGATGGAGCGTGGGCTGAACGATCGACATGTGGACTTGTTGATCCGGTACCTGGGCGAGATTCTGCAGGAAATGGGAATGCGCAAGGATCTGATCCTGCAGGTGCAGGAGAAGGCGAACACGGTGCGGGACGATGTTCTGAACAG
- a CDS encoding RNA polymerase sigma factor — protein sequence MAKSPTTDEQSRKQLLARAVEGDTKAFWKLVRPCERTIHAVAYGVTGDPEMTRDIAHDTFVRAFSTLGNLRSESRLSSWLYSMARNIAHEHLRKAERGRRALANQPAPEVISVPEMLVEKERLRQLEEALHSLPEPHRVVLGLKYMNNMSCREIADALDIGLEAAKSRLFEARKVLRARMEAADRTAATDPAQHTRGVQKGNGG from the coding sequence ATGGCCAAATCCCCAACAACGGACGAGCAAAGCCGGAAGCAGCTCCTGGCCCGCGCCGTCGAAGGCGACACCAAAGCCTTCTGGAAGCTCGTCCGCCCCTGCGAACGCACCATTCACGCGGTCGCATACGGCGTTACCGGGGATCCGGAGATGACCCGAGACATCGCGCATGACACCTTCGTCCGCGCCTTCTCGACTCTGGGAAATCTGCGATCCGAATCGCGCCTTTCCAGTTGGCTCTACTCCATGGCCCGCAACATCGCCCACGAGCACCTGCGCAAAGCCGAACGCGGCCGCCGCGCCCTGGCCAATCAGCCCGCGCCGGAGGTCATCTCCGTGCCAGAGATGCTCGTGGAAAAGGAACGTCTCCGACAGCTCGAAGAAGCCCTCCACAGCCTCCCCGAGCCCCACCGCGTCGTTCTTGGCCTGAAGTACATGAACAACATGTCCTGCCGGGAAATCGCCGATGCACTCGACATCGGCCTCGAAGCCGCCAAATCCCGCCTGTTCGAAGCCCGCAAAGTCTTGCGGGCGCGCATGGAGGCCGCCGATCGAACGGCCGCCACCGATCCCGCGCAACACACGCGCGGCGTACAGAAAGGCAACGGCGGGTGA
- a CDS encoding acyl-CoA thioesterase: MTSENPAFHDHLIRVTYRDTDQMGFSYYGNYFTYMEIGRTEYLRVRGLPYVQLEERGLLLPVLHASCDYHRPGRYDDLLRIRTSVEQATRVRLNLHYEVYCDARNEHIATGSTRHAFMSPDGRPRRCPQEVIDTLLGPPNASS; this comes from the coding sequence ATGACCTCAGAAAACCCCGCCTTTCACGACCATCTGATCCGCGTCACCTATCGTGACACCGATCAGATGGGTTTCTCCTATTACGGGAACTACTTCACCTACATGGAGATCGGCCGTACCGAGTACCTGCGTGTTCGCGGCCTTCCCTACGTCCAGCTCGAAGAGAGAGGCCTGCTTCTTCCCGTGCTGCACGCCTCCTGCGACTATCACCGCCCCGGGCGCTATGACGACCTGCTGCGCATTCGCACCTCCGTCGAACAGGCAACCCGCGTTCGCCTCAACCTGCACTACGAAGTCTACTGTGACGCCCGCAACGAACACATCGCCACCGGCAGTACGCGCCACGCCTTCATGAGCCCCGACGGCCGCCCCCGCCGCTGCCCCCAGGAAGTCATCGACACCCTCCTCGGCCCGCCGAACGCATCGAGTTGA
- a CDS encoding response regulator, whose amino-acid sequence MERRETEWGSTTLLPRRRTIMAQRYRILAVDDNEDTLELIRLTLMEEYDVLTLSNPMDIYELLEVFEPDLLILDVMMPKITGFQLVEMLQKSNATRNLPIIILSAKNSAREIKHGYKLGASLYLTKPFQPERLAKNVKTQFEVHPPASARKSLNLEQVLAQLQLKVSYRQGYAQIASADLRVDEEEARAVQQERERRLRQRFDRHPT is encoded by the coding sequence GTGGAACGTAGGGAGACCGAATGGGGAAGCACGACACTTCTACCGAGGCGGCGGACGATCATGGCGCAGCGCTATCGCATTCTGGCCGTTGATGATAACGAAGACACCCTCGAACTGATCCGACTGACGTTGATGGAGGAGTACGATGTTCTGACTCTCTCCAACCCGATGGACATCTATGAACTTCTGGAAGTGTTTGAGCCGGATTTGCTGATCCTCGACGTGATGATGCCGAAGATCACAGGCTTCCAGCTTGTTGAAATGCTGCAGAAGAGCAACGCGACGCGCAATTTGCCCATCATTATTCTTTCTGCAAAGAATAGCGCGCGGGAAATCAAGCACGGCTACAAGTTGGGTGCGAGCCTGTACCTGACGAAGCCTTTCCAGCCGGAGCGGCTGGCGAAGAATGTGAAGACGCAATTCGAGGTGCATCCTCCGGCGTCGGCGCGCAAGTCGCTGAATCTGGAGCAAGTCCTGGCGCAACTGCAGCTCAAGGTGAGCTACCGGCAGGGCTACGCGCAGATCGCTTCGGCGGACCTGCGTGTGGATGAGGAGGAAGCGCGAGCCGTGCAGCAGGAGCGCGAGCGGCGCTTGCGGCAACGGTTCGATCGACATCCGACGTGA
- a CDS encoding FecR family protein — protein sequence MMTRNEAENRILEFLEGELTPDEERELMAEVEANEEYKDLLEQYRRQDRELAAFFGAAEETLAESADRPDLSALPVARTTREPAKVRPISRWMAIAACAALLIAVGTYVILPWGNGGAVERVLASQGTVQAFEAEGIRSLAGEDRLPATTQRLKTANDGYLQLALANNTGSVELNANSLVRLAGSKNKPQFELERGELFVANNAAKESARPVRVDTREFRVESDGGTFSVVRGLRGAEVAVASGNVEVIQAGVVKKLGAGESYSSEKARPIPVDRRIAWTSAGATAMNADEPTLVAELPDADAAATTSAATMSSIDEIVSPYGQGVALTTDYLPEDTIVLVEIPSIAHLIGPTGTESLADVITEETIRTFIDRLSEVEIDEESAEQFATGLGTALRSPDVQTVLKALKGSVSLGVGENGAVLITDVRSDAAAVEEVINGKLVPLLSLLQMGNEQVSARVENGFLIIAIQNAAFLESLEAIRTDTPTDFAYSPFVLDLRNTSPHSTITGAVNVAGINQLMLEHDRTYGDRAAVAMQRFGLDNMRAIIGATDFGDQADNQAVRVTFDGERHGMVGWLDEPGAMGSIQFFSPDTHALLAMKVQSPEVMLEEVFGWLRSENKNFDAVDQSAEAELLRMVAATLGNEAAIGLDNPLLPIPNVKVAIEVLDPIAFHNAMLDLIDLMATSGDSQLEKVQVRSESYRGHLVVSFEYPGAPFGISYAVIDDYVIFGPGAAFVKNTIEMSEDGRSLENEYAFTSSLPAKSGSHVSMLLYQPFSKSAKEVAPLLQKLGVQGIEDLVDLAEGSENEALVAYAIAEDNSVDFFVEGFRVGDLEMTGWIPAVADWYKPIE from the coding sequence ATGATGACTCGTAACGAAGCCGAAAACCGAATCCTCGAATTCCTCGAAGGCGAACTCACGCCCGACGAGGAACGCGAACTCATGGCCGAAGTCGAGGCCAACGAAGAATACAAAGACCTGCTCGAACAATACCGCCGCCAGGATCGAGAACTGGCCGCGTTCTTTGGCGCCGCGGAAGAAACGCTGGCCGAGTCGGCCGACCGGCCCGATCTCTCTGCGCTTCCCGTCGCACGCACCACGCGCGAACCCGCGAAGGTTCGCCCGATTTCACGCTGGATGGCGATCGCCGCATGTGCGGCACTTCTGATCGCCGTCGGCACATACGTGATTCTGCCCTGGGGTAACGGCGGCGCCGTCGAACGCGTCCTGGCATCCCAAGGAACCGTGCAGGCATTCGAGGCCGAGGGCATTCGCTCCCTTGCCGGAGAGGATCGCCTGCCGGCCACAACGCAGCGCCTGAAGACCGCCAACGACGGCTACCTGCAGTTGGCCCTCGCCAACAACACCGGCAGCGTCGAGCTCAACGCTAATTCCCTCGTCCGTCTTGCCGGCTCGAAGAACAAGCCGCAGTTCGAACTCGAGCGCGGCGAACTCTTCGTCGCGAATAACGCCGCGAAAGAGTCTGCCCGTCCGGTGCGCGTCGATACGCGCGAATTCCGCGTCGAATCCGACGGCGGAACCTTCAGTGTCGTCCGCGGCCTTCGCGGTGCCGAAGTCGCCGTCGCCAGCGGAAACGTCGAAGTCATCCAGGCCGGCGTCGTGAAAAAACTCGGCGCGGGTGAATCCTACAGCAGCGAGAAAGCCCGCCCGATTCCCGTCGATCGACGCATTGCATGGACATCCGCCGGCGCAACCGCCATGAACGCGGACGAGCCGACGCTCGTCGCAGAACTGCCCGACGCCGATGCCGCTGCCACAACGTCTGCTGCCACGATGAGTTCGATCGATGAGATCGTCTCGCCCTACGGCCAAGGCGTTGCTCTCACAACCGACTATCTGCCGGAAGACACGATCGTGCTGGTCGAGATTCCGAGCATCGCGCATCTCATCGGTCCGACCGGCACCGAGTCTCTCGCGGACGTCATCACCGAAGAAACTATCCGCACCTTCATCGATCGCCTCAGCGAAGTTGAAATCGACGAAGAATCCGCCGAGCAATTCGCAACGGGATTGGGGACCGCTCTTCGCAGTCCCGATGTGCAGACGGTTCTGAAAGCACTCAAAGGCTCCGTCAGTCTCGGCGTGGGCGAAAACGGCGCCGTCCTGATCACCGATGTGCGCTCCGATGCGGCTGCTGTTGAAGAAGTCATCAACGGCAAGCTCGTGCCCCTTCTGAGCCTGCTGCAGATGGGAAACGAACAAGTCAGCGCGCGCGTTGAGAACGGCTTCCTGATCATCGCTATCCAGAACGCCGCGTTCCTCGAAAGCCTCGAAGCCATCCGCACCGACACGCCGACCGACTTCGCCTACTCGCCCTTCGTGCTCGATCTTCGCAATACGTCGCCGCACAGCACCATCACGGGAGCAGTCAACGTCGCGGGTATCAATCAGCTGATGCTCGAACACGACAGGACCTACGGCGATCGCGCCGCGGTCGCCATGCAGCGCTTCGGTCTCGACAACATGCGCGCCATCATCGGCGCCACCGACTTCGGCGATCAGGCAGACAACCAGGCCGTTCGCGTGACCTTCGATGGTGAACGCCACGGCATGGTGGGTTGGCTGGACGAACCGGGGGCGATGGGGTCCATCCAATTCTTCTCGCCCGATACGCACGCGCTGCTTGCTATGAAAGTCCAATCGCCAGAAGTTATGCTTGAGGAAGTCTTCGGTTGGCTTCGCAGCGAAAACAAGAACTTCGACGCGGTCGACCAGTCCGCCGAAGCCGAACTCCTCCGCATGGTCGCCGCAACGCTCGGAAACGAAGCTGCCATCGGCCTCGACAACCCGCTGCTGCCGATTCCCAACGTCAAGGTCGCCATCGAAGTGCTCGACCCGATCGCCTTCCACAACGCGATGCTGGACCTGATCGACCTGATGGCAACCTCCGGCGATTCGCAGCTCGAGAAGGTGCAAGTACGCTCCGAGAGCTACCGCGGCCATCTCGTCGTGTCCTTTGAATATCCCGGTGCCCCGTTCGGTATCAGCTACGCCGTCATCGACGACTACGTCATCTTCGGCCCCGGCGCGGCCTTCGTGAAGAACACGATCGAAATGTCTGAAGACGGCCGGTCGCTCGAAAACGAGTATGCATTCACGAGCAGCCTGCCCGCCAAGAGCGGTTCGCACGTTTCCATGCTGCTCTACCAACCGTTCTCGAAGTCGGCCAAGGAAGTCGCGCCGTTGCTCCAGAAACTCGGCGTCCAGGGAATCGAAGACCTCGTCGACCTGGCGGAAGGAAGTGAGAACGAAGCGCTCGTCGCCTACGCCATCGCTGAAGACAACAGCGTCGACTTCTTCGTCGAAGGCTTCCGCGTCGGCGACCTCGAAATGACCGGCTGGATCCCCGCCGTCGCCGATTGGTACAAA